From the genome of Candidatus Poribacteria bacterium, one region includes:
- a CDS encoding PorV/PorQ family protein — MMLKRGAVQIVMALLIITAAAPSLHADINDGAGTVGAAFLKIEGGSRPAGLGGAFAGLANDINTIFWNPAGLTAVNDRELTAMQHFSFAEINNQTIGYAQRIERLVWGASFLGSFTEIERRQGPTEDPDSTATIGGFATGLSLAYPLGEAISVGGTAKIISEQLDIQNAYGVAADVGLILRLLDNHLGIGVAVQNAGVLDGGENLPMALRAGVAYRTWKQPAAEAETDKPMPAQEVWALVADAHLPLLDANPSFHIGAERWFYESIAARVGYRIGLNQNPSDGLALGIGVRRSGEDALASIDFQFDYAFVPDAYVGNAHRVSFITRF, encoded by the coding sequence ATGATGCTGAAAAGGGGAGCCGTTCAAATCGTAATGGCACTTCTCATAATAACTGCAGCTGCCCCAAGTTTGCACGCTGATATTAACGATGGCGCGGGAACAGTCGGTGCCGCTTTCCTGAAAATTGAAGGTGGCAGCCGACCCGCCGGATTGGGCGGTGCCTTCGCTGGACTTGCTAACGACATCAATACCATCTTTTGGAATCCAGCAGGGTTAACCGCCGTCAATGACCGAGAATTGACCGCGATGCAACACTTTTCGTTCGCAGAAATTAACAACCAAACCATCGGATACGCGCAGCGCATAGAACGGCTCGTTTGGGGTGCCAGTTTCCTCGGTAGTTTCACCGAAATTGAACGCCGACAGGGACCAACCGAAGATCCAGATAGTACCGCAACGATCGGTGGGTTTGCTACAGGTTTATCCCTCGCCTATCCACTCGGCGAAGCAATATCAGTTGGTGGTACAGCAAAGATAATTTCAGAGCAACTGGATATTCAGAACGCCTATGGAGTTGCAGCAGATGTCGGATTAATTTTGCGCTTGCTTGACAATCACCTCGGTATTGGTGTTGCTGTTCAAAATGCGGGGGTCTTAGACGGTGGAGAAAACTTGCCGATGGCACTTCGGGCAGGAGTCGCTTACAGAACGTGGAAACAACCTGCTGCAGAAGCAGAGACAGATAAACCGATGCCGGCGCAGGAGGTATGGGCATTGGTCGCAGACGCACATCTCCCGCTTCTTGATGCAAATCCGAGTTTTCATATCGGGGCAGAGCGGTGGTTTTACGAGAGTATCGCGGCACGCGTCGGATATCGAATCGGTCTGAACCAGAATCCAAGCGACGGATTAGCACTCGGCATCGGCGTACGACGCAGTGGTGAAGACGCGTTAGCAAGTATCGACTTCCAGTTTGATTACGCTTTCGTACCAGATGCTTATGTCGGCAACGCACATCGCGTCTCTTTCATCACACGCTTCTAA